In Paenarthrobacter sp. GOM3, a single window of DNA contains:
- a CDS encoding amylo-alpha-1,6-glucosidase produces the protein MTAWNEDTEAGASELGAVTVVEGSSFCISSHSGDVHGGGSQGAYYQDTRVVSRWVLRINGEPREPLVARNPTAFQAEYVGRACTEDGRFESPLLVQHQRTVGSGLRDDLTIRNYSAQPTTCAMELLIDADLADLFDVKGGRASNASETVRWAQGPDLHIESLHADGQRRGVSFQAQGATATEDGLTFNVTIPARSHWSTTVIALPLLNGQAPDNPFIAGTPLSHSVAAQRYVQWEEHVPRIRLTDQNVTDVLDQSQRDLGSLRIFDDNHPGRAAIAAGAPWFMALFGRDSLLASYMSLMIDPSLAAGTLQTLAGLQGSKVDIDSEEEPGRMPHEVRLGVSAGLSLGGTAYYGTADATPLFVSTLGELSRWGLGEDIIESLLPHADRAIDWMEQYGDKDGDGFIEYQRPNKHGLVNQGWKDSWDGINFADGTLAETPIALCEVQAYAYAAYVGRSLLARAAGDTAVERRCADRAEALKAAFNERFWLPDRGYFALALDKDKKPVDSCTSNMGHCLWVGIVDEDKAPQVAERLMSPEMFTGWGIRTLGSDMGAYNPVSYHNGSVWPHDTALAATGLMRYGFVEEASKVAGGLFDAAEHFGGQLPELFCGFDRGDFTNPVPYPTACSPQAWAAAAPVQLARILLRFDPDFTRSVLHLAPILPASLGTFKADNVLLGRSRITVEASGSSGSVTGLPAGLELRSDPRPPLTGELFG, from the coding sequence GTGACCGCTTGGAACGAAGACACCGAGGCAGGAGCGTCCGAGCTCGGCGCCGTGACCGTCGTCGAAGGTTCATCTTTCTGTATCTCCTCGCACTCGGGTGACGTTCACGGAGGCGGTTCCCAAGGGGCGTACTACCAGGACACCCGGGTCGTTTCGCGGTGGGTTTTGCGCATCAACGGCGAGCCCCGCGAACCCCTTGTCGCCCGCAACCCCACGGCCTTCCAAGCCGAGTACGTGGGACGTGCGTGCACGGAGGATGGCCGGTTCGAGAGCCCGCTGCTGGTGCAGCACCAGCGCACCGTCGGCTCCGGCCTGCGGGACGACCTCACCATCCGGAACTACTCCGCCCAGCCCACCACGTGCGCCATGGAACTGCTGATTGACGCGGACCTGGCCGACCTCTTCGACGTCAAGGGCGGGCGGGCAAGCAACGCCAGCGAGACCGTCAGGTGGGCCCAGGGCCCCGACCTCCACATAGAGTCCCTGCACGCCGATGGGCAGCGGCGCGGAGTCTCATTCCAAGCCCAAGGCGCTACGGCCACTGAGGACGGGCTCACGTTCAACGTCACCATTCCGGCCCGCAGCCACTGGTCCACCACCGTGATCGCACTGCCACTGCTCAACGGACAGGCACCGGACAACCCATTCATCGCCGGCACGCCCCTGAGCCATAGCGTGGCGGCCCAGCGCTACGTCCAATGGGAAGAGCACGTACCGCGTATCCGGCTGACGGACCAGAACGTAACCGACGTGCTGGACCAAAGCCAGCGCGACCTCGGCTCCCTCCGGATTTTCGACGACAACCACCCCGGCCGGGCCGCGATCGCAGCCGGGGCGCCCTGGTTCATGGCGTTGTTCGGGCGCGACTCCCTCCTGGCCTCGTACATGTCCCTCATGATCGACCCGAGCCTGGCTGCAGGGACCCTCCAAACCCTGGCCGGCCTGCAGGGCAGCAAAGTGGACATCGATTCCGAGGAAGAACCGGGCAGGATGCCCCACGAGGTCCGGTTGGGAGTGAGCGCCGGCCTGTCCCTGGGCGGCACTGCCTATTACGGGACAGCGGACGCAACACCCCTCTTCGTGTCGACTCTCGGCGAACTCAGCCGCTGGGGCCTGGGTGAAGACATCATCGAATCCCTCCTTCCCCACGCGGACCGGGCCATCGACTGGATGGAACAGTACGGGGATAAGGACGGGGACGGGTTCATCGAGTACCAGCGGCCCAACAAGCACGGGCTGGTGAACCAAGGGTGGAAGGACTCCTGGGACGGCATCAACTTCGCCGACGGCACTTTGGCTGAGACCCCAATCGCGCTCTGCGAAGTGCAGGCTTACGCTTATGCGGCCTACGTGGGCCGTTCCCTGTTGGCGCGCGCGGCGGGCGACACCGCCGTCGAACGTCGTTGCGCGGACCGGGCCGAAGCACTGAAGGCGGCCTTCAACGAAAGGTTTTGGCTCCCGGACCGCGGATACTTTGCGCTCGCACTGGACAAGGACAAGAAGCCCGTGGACTCGTGCACATCCAACATGGGCCACTGCCTGTGGGTGGGCATCGTGGACGAGGACAAAGCGCCGCAGGTTGCGGAACGCCTCATGTCGCCGGAGATGTTCACCGGCTGGGGCATCCGCACCCTGGGCTCGGACATGGGCGCCTACAATCCGGTCAGCTACCACAACGGCTCCGTCTGGCCGCACGACACCGCACTCGCCGCCACCGGGCTCATGCGGTACGGCTTCGTGGAGGAGGCCAGCAAGGTAGCGGGTGGACTGTTCGACGCCGCCGAACACTTCGGCGGTCAGCTCCCCGAACTTTTCTGCGGCTTCGACCGCGGCGACTTTACCAACCCGGTTCCATATCCGACGGCGTGTTCCCCACAAGCGTGGGCGGCTGCGGCACCGGTCCAACTCGCCCGGATCCTGCTGCGGTTCGATCCCGACTTCACCCGTAGTGTGCTCCACCTGGCACCGATCCTGCCGGCATCGCTGGGGACCTTCAAGGCCGACAACGTGCTGCTGGGGCGTTCGCGGATCACCGTGGAGGCATCCGGATCTTCGGGTAGTGTCACAGGCCTCCCTGCCGGGCTGGAACTGAGGTCCGATCCGCGGCCGCCCCTGACCGGGGAGCTGTTCGGCTAG
- a CDS encoding carbohydrate ABC transporter permease, with product MATATITRPAPQTTPAKKPRIRQPRKKMTVGRIAAIVVAGFLAVLWLIPFAWATATAFKTETDAAAPDVTWLPPSGFTPDAFVKVFQDGNIPLWTWNSLYTSAAITAITLVISALVAYALSRIDFKGKKVLMTVIIASIIIPPPVLIIPLFYQMLALNLIDTSWAIILPQVIHPAMVFVLKKFFDQIPRELEEAAVMDGASRLRIFTQIILPLSRPILAAVAIFVFIGAWNNFLWPFIATNDGGLLTLPVGLQTIKSAYGIQYAQNMASALLAALPLILVFLFFQRQIIKGVATTGLAGT from the coding sequence ATGGCCACAGCAACGATCACCCGTCCCGCACCACAAACCACCCCCGCCAAGAAACCCAGGATCCGCCAGCCCCGCAAGAAAATGACGGTCGGCCGGATCGCAGCCATCGTCGTCGCAGGCTTCCTCGCGGTGCTGTGGCTGATCCCCTTCGCCTGGGCCACGGCCACCGCCTTCAAGACCGAGACGGATGCCGCGGCTCCGGACGTGACGTGGCTGCCGCCGTCGGGCTTCACGCCTGACGCGTTCGTCAAGGTGTTCCAGGACGGCAACATCCCGCTCTGGACGTGGAACTCGCTCTACACCTCCGCGGCCATCACGGCCATCACGCTGGTGATCTCGGCACTGGTGGCGTACGCACTCTCAAGGATCGACTTCAAGGGCAAGAAGGTGCTGATGACGGTGATCATCGCGTCCATCATCATCCCGCCGCCCGTGCTGATCATCCCGCTGTTCTACCAAATGCTGGCGCTGAACCTGATCGATACCTCGTGGGCCATCATCCTGCCGCAGGTCATCCACCCGGCCATGGTGTTCGTGCTCAAGAAGTTCTTCGACCAGATCCCGCGCGAACTGGAGGAAGCGGCCGTGATGGACGGTGCCAGCCGCTTGCGCATCTTCACCCAGATCATCCTGCCGCTGTCCCGGCCCATCCTGGCCGCCGTCGCGATCTTCGTGTTCATCGGCGCGTGGAACAACTTCCTGTGGCCGTTCATCGCCACCAACGACGGCGGACTGCTGACCCTCCCGGTTGGCCTGCAGACCATCAAGAGCGCCTACGGCATCCAGTACGCGCAGAACATGGCCTCCGCGCTGCTTGCGGCGCTGCCACTGATCCTTGTCTTCCTGTTCTTCCAACGCCAGATCATCAAGGGCGTCGCGACGACGGGACTCGCCGGTACGTAA
- a CDS encoding GNAT family N-acetyltransferase, giving the protein MTETIRTATAHDAGKLAELAAVTFPLACPPGSSPADIQAHLDKTLSESSFQDYLADANITILVLDDDGQLNGYTLLVAKPASDPDVASVLSFLPSTELSKCYVHPDYHGHGAASRLMHASLANAADKGAAGVWLGVNSENAKAIRFYEKSGFQKVGTKSFKLGNTVEHDFVMEHEL; this is encoded by the coding sequence ATGACCGAGACCATCCGCACCGCAACAGCGCACGACGCCGGGAAACTGGCTGAGCTGGCAGCCGTCACCTTTCCGCTGGCCTGCCCGCCCGGTTCGTCGCCGGCGGACATCCAGGCCCACCTGGACAAGACGCTGAGCGAGTCCAGCTTCCAGGATTACCTCGCCGATGCGAACATCACCATCCTGGTGCTCGACGACGACGGTCAACTCAACGGTTACACCCTCCTGGTTGCCAAGCCGGCCAGCGATCCCGACGTCGCCTCCGTTCTCTCGTTCCTGCCATCCACGGAACTGAGCAAGTGCTACGTCCACCCGGATTACCACGGCCACGGAGCGGCATCGAGGCTGATGCACGCTTCCCTGGCCAACGCCGCGGACAAGGGTGCGGCAGGTGTCTGGCTTGGCGTGAACAGCGAGAACGCCAAGGCCATCCGCTTCTACGAGAAGAGCGGTTTCCAGAAGGTGGGCACCAAGTCCTTCAAACTGGGCAACACCGTAGAGCACGATTTCGTCATGGAACACGAACTCTAG
- a CDS encoding extracellular solute-binding protein, whose translation MKQFESLTGKQLSRRQLLTGSALLGGGLLATGLTGCGGAAQAAAVQDIDFWHLLSGGDGIKMQAMINSANQANPGFKVHPTVLAWGPPYYTKLAMASAGGRPPEVAIMHASRVPGYAPGGLIDPWDLDLLAENGVTASDFAPRIWEKSQYNGKVFSIALDSHPFIMFYNTDVARKAGVLGSNGQLQEVHSPEEFKAMALEMQKVTKAHGLSFGYLGSGSQMWRLFYTLYKQHGVDMVLTPGQPMKVDRDAAIESLEFMASLFDDTIAAQAGDISTGIAEFARGGSGMLFSGVWELPTMKKAGIPVDAATIPTLYGTPASYADSHSFVLPRQLSVNEDNRRDVYKFVTDVLKGSLSWAEAGHIPGYQPVVQSTAYRELTPQIHYANAADIIDYDPEAWFSGSGSDWQTYFAENVQNVLLGRDKASVGWDAFEQRTNTLLSRPNPV comes from the coding sequence GTGAAGCAGTTTGAATCTTTGACCGGGAAACAGTTGTCCCGGAGACAGTTATTGACAGGATCAGCCCTCCTTGGCGGAGGCCTCCTGGCCACCGGCCTCACGGGCTGTGGCGGAGCGGCCCAGGCCGCGGCAGTGCAGGACATCGATTTCTGGCACCTCTTGTCCGGCGGTGATGGCATCAAGATGCAGGCCATGATCAACAGCGCCAACCAAGCCAACCCCGGTTTCAAAGTCCACCCCACGGTGCTGGCTTGGGGGCCTCCGTACTACACCAAACTGGCCATGGCCTCGGCAGGAGGGCGGCCTCCCGAGGTTGCCATCATGCACGCCAGCAGGGTCCCGGGTTATGCACCGGGCGGCCTCATTGATCCTTGGGACCTGGACCTCCTCGCCGAGAACGGCGTGACGGCCTCTGATTTTGCCCCCAGGATCTGGGAGAAAAGCCAGTACAACGGCAAGGTCTTCTCCATCGCACTGGACTCCCACCCTTTCATCATGTTCTACAACACGGATGTCGCCCGCAAAGCAGGCGTCCTGGGGAGCAACGGCCAGCTCCAGGAGGTGCACTCGCCGGAGGAATTCAAAGCCATGGCCTTGGAAATGCAGAAGGTCACCAAGGCCCACGGCTTGTCCTTCGGATACTTGGGCAGTGGTTCGCAGATGTGGCGCCTGTTCTACACCCTCTACAAGCAGCACGGCGTGGACATGGTGCTGACGCCGGGCCAGCCCATGAAGGTGGACCGGGACGCGGCCATCGAATCCCTGGAGTTCATGGCATCGCTCTTCGATGACACCATCGCTGCCCAGGCCGGGGACATCAGTACCGGCATTGCCGAGTTCGCACGCGGCGGCTCGGGAATGCTGTTCAGCGGCGTCTGGGAGCTGCCCACCATGAAGAAGGCCGGCATACCGGTCGATGCGGCCACCATCCCTACGCTGTACGGAACTCCGGCGTCGTACGCGGACTCCCACTCTTTCGTTCTCCCTCGCCAACTCTCCGTGAACGAGGACAACCGCCGGGATGTCTACAAGTTCGTCACGGACGTCCTCAAAGGATCACTGTCCTGGGCGGAGGCCGGACACATTCCCGGCTATCAGCCCGTGGTGCAATCAACGGCCTACCGGGAACTCACCCCGCAGATCCATTACGCCAACGCGGCGGACATCATCGACTACGATCCCGAAGCCTGGTTCAGCGGCTCCGGCTCGGACTGGCAGACCTACTTCGCGGAGAACGTGCAGAACGTACTCCTTGGAAGGGACAAGGCATCCGTAGGTTGGGACGCCTTCGAGCAGCGCACCAACACCCTCCTCTCCCGTCCCAACCCCGTCTAG
- a CDS encoding DsbA family oxidoreductase: MKIEIWSDVACPWCYIGKRRFETALAQFPHRESVDIEWKSYQLDPSVPEHYDGTELDYLSKRKGMAPEQVKQMFGHVTETAKGEGLDYHFDKVVVANSFTAHRLIHLAAAHGRQDAAKEQLLSDHFEHGKDIGSKEYLTELGAHLELPADEVAELFTSNKYTDEVNEDINEARAIGVSGVPFFVIDRKYGISGAQPAELFSQALNQAWQEANPLIPVGASDAEACGPDGCSTN, encoded by the coding sequence ATGAAGATTGAGATCTGGTCAGACGTCGCGTGTCCGTGGTGCTACATCGGCAAGCGCCGTTTCGAGACCGCCCTGGCGCAGTTCCCGCACCGTGAATCTGTGGACATCGAGTGGAAGAGCTATCAGCTGGATCCGTCCGTTCCTGAGCACTATGACGGCACCGAACTGGACTACTTGAGCAAGCGCAAGGGCATGGCACCGGAGCAGGTCAAGCAGATGTTCGGCCACGTCACGGAGACTGCCAAGGGCGAAGGCTTGGACTACCACTTCGACAAGGTGGTGGTGGCCAACAGCTTCACGGCGCACCGGCTCATCCACCTCGCCGCTGCCCACGGCAGGCAGGACGCCGCCAAGGAGCAACTGCTGAGCGACCACTTTGAGCACGGCAAGGACATCGGCAGCAAGGAATACCTCACGGAGCTCGGCGCCCACCTCGAACTGCCGGCCGATGAAGTCGCCGAGCTGTTCACGTCCAACAAGTACACCGACGAGGTCAACGAGGACATCAACGAAGCCCGCGCCATCGGAGTTTCCGGCGTCCCGTTCTTCGTGATCGACCGCAAGTACGGCATTTCCGGCGCGCAGCCCGCCGAACTTTTCAGCCAGGCCCTGAACCAGGCGTGGCAGGAAGCCAACCCCCTTATCCCAGTGGGCGCCTCCGACGCCGAGGCCTGCGGCCCGGACGGCTGCAGCACCAACTAA
- a CDS encoding LacI family DNA-binding transcriptional regulator translates to MNGIVPVSAPTRLRVEQAMAELDYVPNLSARGLRNGRSGVIGLALPDLATPFSAEISQSIVEVAHEQGWSVQIEETGSDPHREQELMTRARANLIDGLILNPVVLKESAVQVGVALPPVVLLGEVTQQLADRVFVDSFAAARDMTLALARPGRRRIAALGVNRGRQSATALQRAGGYEAALQALGIAKDESLLISCDSWTPASAAEALGEYLDAHPLPEALFCFTDSMAIGALNTLWKRGVRVPEDIAVAGFDDVIDGRFAVPSLTTVSFDKRAIATEALRLLTERMSDRCHAQQLVEIEYRIVERDSSRG, encoded by the coding sequence ATGAATGGAATCGTTCCAGTCAGTGCTCCCACCCGGCTCAGGGTTGAGCAGGCCATGGCGGAACTCGACTATGTCCCCAACCTCTCCGCGCGGGGCCTCCGCAACGGCCGCTCGGGTGTCATCGGGCTGGCGTTGCCCGATCTGGCCACTCCGTTCTCGGCGGAGATTTCCCAGAGCATCGTGGAAGTCGCCCACGAGCAAGGCTGGAGTGTGCAGATCGAGGAAACCGGCTCTGATCCCCACCGTGAGCAGGAATTGATGACTCGTGCGCGGGCCAACCTCATTGACGGGCTGATCCTCAATCCTGTGGTGCTCAAGGAGAGCGCAGTGCAGGTGGGTGTGGCGCTGCCTCCGGTAGTCCTCCTGGGCGAAGTCACGCAGCAGTTGGCCGATCGCGTCTTTGTGGACAGCTTTGCGGCGGCGCGGGACATGACCCTCGCTTTGGCCAGGCCCGGGCGCAGGCGTATCGCCGCCTTGGGAGTCAACCGTGGGAGGCAGTCCGCCACGGCGCTCCAGCGGGCTGGTGGGTACGAGGCTGCACTCCAGGCGCTGGGAATCGCCAAGGATGAGTCGTTGCTGATCTCGTGCGATAGTTGGACGCCTGCTTCGGCCGCCGAAGCGCTGGGGGAGTATCTGGACGCGCACCCATTGCCTGAGGCGCTGTTCTGCTTCACGGATTCCATGGCCATCGGCGCGCTGAACACCCTGTGGAAGAGGGGAGTGCGCGTTCCCGAGGACATCGCGGTCGCCGGCTTCGACGACGTCATTGATGGGCGGTTTGCGGTGCCGTCCCTGACCACCGTGTCCTTCGACAAACGTGCCATTGCCACCGAGGCCCTGCGCCTGCTGACCGAACGCATGTCTGACCGGTGCCATGCGCAGCAGCTCGTTGAAATCGAGTACCGCATTGTGGAGCGGGACAGCAGCAGGGGCTGA
- a CDS encoding carbohydrate ABC transporter permease produces the protein MSTSTLSRPKPENLRKSLSRTNNNLSGWAFATPFLVFFLIFLVWPILHGFYMSLTGQSLTGANDGLIGFANYAEALADADMWHSLGNTLYFTVISTVPLVLVALVMAALLNVGLPAQWLWRLSYFAPYLLASTVVSLFFTWMYNPQLGLINEFLTGIGLPRVAWLNDPNVAMWAIVIATLWWTVGFNFLLYLAAMQNIPAQHYEAASLDGAGAWRQFFSITLPQLTPTTVMIVLLQILASLKIFDQVYQMTAGGPAGSTRPVVQYIFETGFTGYRLGYSAAISYIFFGLIVVVSVMQFVITRRRSA, from the coding sequence ATGAGTACCTCTACGCTGTCCCGGCCGAAGCCGGAGAATCTCCGCAAGTCACTGAGCCGCACCAACAACAACCTGAGCGGCTGGGCCTTCGCCACGCCATTCCTGGTGTTCTTCCTCATTTTCCTTGTCTGGCCCATCCTTCACGGCTTCTATATGAGCCTGACGGGCCAGTCCCTTACCGGCGCCAATGACGGCCTGATCGGCTTCGCCAACTATGCCGAGGCCCTGGCCGACGCGGACATGTGGCATTCCTTGGGCAACACCCTGTACTTCACGGTGATCAGCACTGTCCCACTGGTGCTTGTGGCCCTGGTGATGGCAGCGTTGCTGAACGTCGGACTGCCGGCGCAATGGCTGTGGCGCCTCTCCTACTTTGCGCCGTACCTCTTGGCATCAACTGTGGTCTCCCTGTTCTTCACCTGGATGTACAACCCGCAGCTCGGCTTGATCAACGAGTTCCTCACGGGCATCGGGCTCCCGCGCGTTGCCTGGCTCAATGACCCCAACGTGGCCATGTGGGCAATCGTCATTGCCACGCTCTGGTGGACCGTGGGCTTCAACTTCCTGCTCTACCTGGCCGCGATGCAGAACATTCCGGCCCAGCACTACGAGGCAGCCTCGCTGGACGGTGCCGGAGCCTGGCGCCAGTTCTTCTCCATCACCCTGCCGCAACTGACCCCCACCACGGTGATGATCGTGCTGCTCCAGATCCTGGCGTCGCTGAAGATCTTCGACCAGGTGTACCAGATGACTGCCGGCGGTCCCGCCGGATCAACCCGGCCCGTGGTGCAGTACATCTTCGAAACCGGCTTCACCGGCTACCGGCTGGGTTACTCCGCAGCCATCTCCTACATCTTCTTCGGACTGATCGTGGTTGTTTCGGTCATGCAGTTCGTCATCACCCGCCGCAGGAGTGCATAA
- the arfA gene encoding arabinosylfuranosidase ArfA, protein MSRARITLDRDFTIGEVPRRLFGSFVEHMGRCVYTGIYEPGHPEADENGFRQDVLKLVKELGATVIRYPGGNFVSGYNWEDGIGPREDRPRRLDGAWHTVETNAFGLHEFVDWSKQAGTEIMEAINLGTRGVDAAREIVEYANHPGGTYLSDLRAKNGHKDPFNIKLWCLGNELDGPWQIGHKTADEYGRLAQEAAKAMRFVDPSLELVACGSSSSSMPTFGAWEQTVLTHTYDEVDYVSLHAYYQEHEGDVGSFLASAVDTDYFIESVIATADAVRAKGKHKKHINLSFDEWNVWYQRGLDTEDQPHNVAKAGWREHPRVIEDKYNVTDAVVVGTLLNSLLRHGDRVKIANQAQLVNVIAPILSEENGPAWKQTIFHPFARMAELAKGQILRLSIDSDKYSNDRFGDTDLVDVSGTWNEETGRVALFFANRGLEEAADVEVALRGFDARQVLRAEVLEIPDGGDRFTINSQDQPGRVGLKALDGVKATGSELRLTLPALSWAVVELDVVKA, encoded by the coding sequence ATGTCCCGCGCACGCATCACCCTCGACCGCGACTTCACCATCGGCGAAGTTCCCCGCCGACTGTTCGGCTCCTTTGTGGAGCACATGGGCCGCTGTGTCTACACCGGCATCTACGAGCCAGGCCACCCGGAGGCCGACGAGAACGGCTTCCGCCAGGACGTCCTGAAGCTCGTCAAAGAACTCGGAGCCACTGTCATCCGGTACCCGGGCGGCAACTTCGTCTCGGGCTACAACTGGGAAGACGGGATCGGGCCCCGCGAAGACAGGCCGCGCCGCCTGGACGGAGCCTGGCACACCGTGGAAACCAACGCTTTCGGCCTGCACGAGTTCGTGGACTGGTCCAAGCAGGCCGGCACCGAAATCATGGAAGCCATCAACCTGGGCACCAGGGGAGTGGATGCAGCCCGCGAAATCGTGGAATACGCCAACCACCCCGGCGGCACCTACTTGTCTGACTTGAGGGCCAAGAACGGCCATAAGGACCCGTTCAACATCAAGCTCTGGTGCCTCGGCAACGAGCTGGACGGTCCGTGGCAGATCGGCCACAAAACCGCCGACGAATACGGCCGCTTGGCGCAGGAAGCGGCCAAGGCCATGCGCTTCGTGGACCCCTCGCTTGAGTTGGTCGCCTGCGGCAGTTCCAGCTCCAGCATGCCGACCTTTGGAGCCTGGGAGCAGACCGTTCTCACCCACACCTACGACGAGGTGGACTACGTGTCCCTCCACGCCTACTACCAGGAGCACGAAGGCGATGTCGGCAGCTTCCTGGCCTCCGCCGTCGACACCGACTACTTCATCGAGTCAGTGATCGCCACCGCGGATGCGGTGCGGGCCAAGGGTAAGCACAAGAAGCACATCAACCTGTCCTTCGACGAGTGGAACGTTTGGTACCAGCGTGGCCTGGACACCGAGGACCAGCCGCACAACGTGGCCAAGGCTGGTTGGCGGGAGCACCCCCGCGTCATCGAGGACAAGTACAACGTCACCGACGCCGTAGTGGTTGGGACGCTGCTCAACTCGCTGCTGCGCCACGGCGACCGCGTGAAGATCGCCAACCAGGCCCAGCTGGTCAACGTGATCGCGCCGATCCTGTCCGAGGAGAATGGCCCGGCCTGGAAGCAGACCATCTTCCACCCGTTCGCGCGGATGGCCGAGCTCGCCAAGGGCCAGATCCTGCGGCTCTCCATCGACTCGGACAAGTACTCGAACGATCGCTTCGGTGACACGGACCTGGTGGATGTCAGCGGCACCTGGAACGAGGAAACGGGACGCGTGGCACTCTTCTTCGCGAACCGTGGCCTGGAAGAAGCGGCCGACGTCGAGGTGGCCCTTCGCGGCTTCGACGCCCGCCAGGTCCTTCGCGCCGAGGTGCTGGAGATTCCCGACGGCGGCGACCGCTTCACCATCAACAGCCAGGACCAGCCGGGCCGCGTGGGCTTGAAGGCACTGGATGGTGTGAAGGCGACTGGTTCCGAGCTGCGCCTGACGCTGCCCGCGTTGTCCTGGGCCGTCGTCGAGCTTGATGTGGTGAAAGCCTAG
- a CDS encoding glycosyltransferase family 4 protein gives MRIGLIVGPWFTVPPEKYGGTERVVDALACALTDAGHDVLLATASDSTCPVPQLPGFGPSEPEDVGLSLSELAHVIKAYKGLRGVDIIHDHTLAGPLYAHRPPNIPVVTTIHGQLTPRSAGLYRDMARDTGIIAISHDQCSRVKDLQVSAVIHHGIDLSAVSVGSGSGGYACFVGRMCPDKGLMEALTIAREAGVPLRIAAKMQAADEQEYFRDVVQPALGPDEEFLGELSDPEKYELMGDATALLNPIQWAEPFGLVMIESLATGTPVLATPMGAAPEIVSHGVTGYVAPADELAGFMGSVASLSRAACRQKVEESFSAARMAADHLELYARVIEQFGEPGLPVGGNLQENQRQAPINL, from the coding sequence GTGCGAATCGGACTCATTGTTGGACCTTGGTTTACCGTCCCGCCCGAAAAGTACGGCGGAACCGAACGCGTCGTTGACGCCTTGGCGTGCGCACTCACGGATGCCGGCCACGATGTCCTGCTGGCAACAGCGTCGGACAGTACGTGCCCTGTGCCCCAGCTTCCGGGATTTGGTCCCAGCGAACCTGAGGACGTGGGCCTCAGCCTGAGCGAACTGGCCCATGTCATCAAGGCTTACAAGGGGCTGCGGGGCGTGGATATCATCCACGACCACACCCTTGCCGGCCCGCTCTACGCCCATCGGCCACCGAATATCCCCGTGGTCACCACCATCCACGGCCAACTGACCCCACGGTCCGCCGGACTTTACCGGGACATGGCCCGGGACACCGGCATCATCGCGATTTCCCACGACCAATGCAGCCGCGTCAAGGACCTCCAGGTTTCCGCCGTGATCCACCACGGGATCGACCTCTCCGCAGTGAGCGTCGGCAGTGGCTCCGGTGGTTATGCCTGCTTTGTCGGACGGATGTGCCCGGACAAGGGACTCATGGAAGCGTTAACCATCGCCCGGGAAGCCGGGGTGCCGCTCCGCATTGCGGCGAAGATGCAGGCTGCCGACGAGCAGGAGTATTTCCGTGATGTGGTGCAGCCCGCACTGGGCCCTGACGAAGAGTTCCTGGGCGAACTGTCCGACCCCGAAAAATACGAACTCATGGGCGACGCGACCGCGCTCCTGAACCCCATCCAGTGGGCAGAACCCTTCGGCCTGGTGATGATTGAATCGCTTGCCACCGGGACACCCGTACTGGCCACCCCCATGGGTGCGGCGCCGGAAATCGTGAGCCACGGCGTCACCGGCTACGTGGCGCCGGCAGATGAGCTGGCCGGATTCATGGGATCGGTTGCGTCCCTGAGCCGCGCAGCCTGCCGCCAAAAAGTCGAGGAGTCCTTCAGCGCGGCAAGGATGGCCGCGGACCATCTGGAACTCTACGCCAGGGTGATCGAACAATTCGGGGAGCCAGGGCTTCCCGTCGGCGGGAACTTGCAAGAGAATCAGAGGCAAGCTCCCATCAACCTGTGA